One segment of Anatilimnocola aggregata DNA contains the following:
- a CDS encoding cation-translocating P-type ATPase: MTLQTPNSNAQTGLSEDQAKQRIKQHGYNELPSSKSRSFLATAWDVVREPMFLLLLACGTIYLVLGDVQEALMLLGFVFVVLGITLYQEQKTERALEALRDLSSPRALVIRDGERKRIAGREVVPDDLVVLAEGDRVPADAVVVACDSLSTDESLLTGESVPVRKVAWDGVREMNRPGGEDLPFVFSGTLVVQGQGIAQVRATGVQTEMGNIGKALQTVQVEQTRLQQEVGLLVRRVAILGLTLCVFVVVLYGVTRGNWLQGFLAGITLAMAMLPEEFPVVLTIFLALGAWRLSKMNVLARRVPVIETLGSATVLCVDKTGTLTVNRMSIRKLAVDGIVHDVEQQAALPLPEEFHEIVEFGILASQRDPFDPMEKAFHELGNRQLAQTEHLHADWKLEKGYPLSPSLLAMSHVWKSPTGTEFVLATKGAPEAIADLCHLSVERTKVILEQVAAMAEEGLRVLGVAKGVFGQSTLPGEQHDFTFEFLGLVGLADPVRSTVPAAVAECYTAGIRVVMITGDHPTTAKSIARQAGLKLVEEIITGPELEMLNEAELQLRVRTINVFARMVPEQKLQLVNALKANGEVVAMTGDGVNDAPALKAAHIGIAMGGRGTDVAREAASLVLLDDDFASIVHSVRMGRRIYDHLQKAMTYIVAVHVPIAGMSIVPVLLGGPIALMPVHILFLELVIDPACSVVFEAEPEDADVMSRPPRNSAELLFGSRLLGLGLLQGASALLIVLAIYLSALRDWLNASDATALSFTTLVVANLGLIFANRSWTRTIWSTLRTPNAALWWVIGGTTFFLGLALYVPFLRDLFHFSPLHPDDLVFCLVAGSASILWFEFLKVLRQKWWA, from the coding sequence ATGACGCTACAAACTCCCAACAGCAATGCTCAAACTGGCCTCTCGGAGGATCAAGCTAAACAACGAATAAAGCAGCACGGCTACAACGAGCTTCCCTCTTCCAAAAGTCGCAGTTTTCTGGCGACTGCCTGGGATGTGGTCCGAGAGCCGATGTTTTTGCTGCTCCTCGCTTGCGGAACGATTTACTTGGTACTGGGGGACGTGCAGGAAGCCTTGATGCTCCTCGGGTTCGTCTTCGTGGTCTTGGGAATCACGCTCTACCAAGAGCAAAAGACGGAGCGGGCGCTAGAAGCGCTGCGTGACCTTTCTAGTCCTCGCGCGTTGGTCATACGAGATGGCGAACGTAAACGGATTGCAGGTCGAGAGGTCGTTCCCGACGATCTCGTTGTATTGGCCGAGGGGGACCGAGTTCCGGCAGATGCCGTGGTCGTTGCTTGCGATAGTTTATCCACCGATGAGTCACTGTTGACCGGCGAATCGGTGCCAGTCAGGAAGGTCGCCTGGGACGGTGTGCGAGAAATGAATCGCCCCGGTGGCGAAGACTTGCCTTTCGTTTTCTCTGGCACGCTGGTCGTGCAAGGGCAAGGAATTGCCCAAGTTCGGGCCACTGGTGTCCAAACAGAAATGGGCAACATCGGCAAGGCCCTGCAAACAGTTCAGGTGGAGCAAACACGGCTTCAGCAAGAAGTCGGACTGCTCGTGCGGCGGGTGGCAATCCTGGGACTGACTTTGTGCGTCTTCGTCGTCGTGCTGTACGGAGTCACCCGTGGTAATTGGCTCCAAGGATTCCTGGCCGGGATCACCTTGGCAATGGCGATGTTGCCCGAAGAGTTCCCCGTTGTGCTAACTATCTTCCTCGCGTTGGGTGCCTGGCGATTGTCGAAGATGAACGTCCTGGCTCGCCGTGTGCCGGTCATCGAAACCCTCGGATCGGCTACCGTTCTTTGTGTGGACAAGACCGGCACGTTGACCGTCAATCGGATGTCGATTCGTAAACTGGCGGTGGACGGGATCGTTCACGACGTTGAACAACAAGCAGCCTTGCCATTGCCAGAAGAGTTCCACGAGATCGTGGAGTTTGGCATCTTGGCGAGCCAACGAGATCCCTTCGACCCAATGGAAAAGGCGTTCCATGAACTCGGCAATCGTCAACTCGCTCAAACCGAACATCTGCACGCCGACTGGAAGCTAGAGAAAGGCTACCCGTTGTCGCCCAGTTTGCTGGCGATGTCCCACGTCTGGAAATCGCCCACCGGCACAGAGTTTGTTCTTGCCACCAAGGGTGCGCCGGAGGCGATTGCCGACCTGTGTCACCTGAGCGTTGAACGAACGAAGGTCATTTTAGAGCAAGTTGCGGCAATGGCCGAAGAGGGCCTCCGTGTGCTGGGGGTTGCCAAGGGTGTGTTCGGGCAATCGACGTTGCCCGGTGAGCAACACGACTTCACCTTCGAGTTTCTGGGACTCGTAGGTTTGGCTGATCCCGTTCGCTCGACAGTCCCCGCCGCCGTTGCAGAGTGTTACACGGCGGGTATTCGTGTCGTGATGATTACCGGCGATCATCCGACTACGGCCAAGAGCATTGCTCGCCAGGCGGGACTCAAGCTCGTGGAAGAGATCATCACTGGCCCTGAACTAGAAATGTTGAATGAAGCAGAACTACAACTGCGAGTGAGGACTATCAACGTCTTTGCCCGCATGGTTCCCGAACAAAAGCTGCAGCTAGTCAATGCTCTCAAGGCCAATGGAGAGGTCGTCGCTATGACGGGCGACGGCGTAAATGACGCCCCGGCACTCAAGGCGGCACATATCGGCATTGCAATGGGAGGTCGTGGGACCGACGTGGCTCGTGAAGCCGCATCACTGGTTCTGCTGGACGACGACTTCGCATCCATCGTCCATTCGGTGCGCATGGGAAGACGTATTTACGACCACCTGCAAAAAGCGATGACCTACATCGTGGCGGTGCATGTGCCGATTGCTGGGATGTCGATTGTGCCAGTGTTGCTTGGCGGGCCGATTGCCCTCATGCCCGTGCATATACTGTTTCTCGAATTGGTGATCGACCCGGCCTGTTCCGTCGTGTTTGAAGCCGAACCGGAAGACGCCGATGTGATGAGCCGCCCACCACGAAACTCAGCCGAACTCCTGTTCGGCAGCCGTCTGCTTGGCCTGGGACTGCTGCAAGGTGCAAGCGCCTTGCTAATCGTTCTGGCGATCTACCTGTCTGCGTTGAGGGACTGGCTCAATGCCTCGGACGCCACCGCCTTGAGTTTCACCACGCTCGTTGTCGCCAACTTGGGCCTGATCTTTGCGAACCGCTCTTGGACCCGCACGATTTGGTCCACACTGAGGACCCCGAACGCTGCCCTCTGGTGGGTTATCGGCGGCACGACATTTTTCCTCGGCTTGGCGCTTTACGTTCCATTTCTGCGTGACTTGTTTCACTTCTCGCCCCTGCATCCTGACGATCTGGTGTTCTGCCTGGTAGCTGGCTCAGCCAGCATTCTTTGGTTTGAGTTCTTGAAGGTGCTCAGGCAAAAGTGGTGGGCTTAA
- a CDS encoding hybrid sensor histidine kinase/response regulator translates to MPDNPLTALVVVAEEAKRLALHQLLTKAGFKIRSASNGADAIRLAKEIPDIIILDLHLPDLSGFEVCTQIKAQAATAVIPVLHLSDGPVECGDFDHHLERGVEAHLIHPVEAGDFLASVMALLRGRQLKRQFNAFLEVAPDAVVIVDHTGKMVQVNGQAEKTFHYGREELIGQDVELLMPERFRERHKAQIAGFVAQPITRPMGPGLKLWGLRKGGSEFPVEISLSPILDQDSVLIASIIRDVTERSRTEAALHISEIRYRRLFETAKDGILILDTESGKITDANPFMSELLGYSHESFLGKELWEIGLFSDKVANEAAVRTLQDLGYIRYEHLPLETSRGQLVEVEVVANAYQEDDHKVIQCNIRDITERSRLEKQMQEQAVALKDLHRRKDEFLAMLSHELRNPLAPITNAVRLLSFQKHEDDLKHQARTIIERQVGQLTRLIDDLLEVSRITTGRIHLQKERIGLNGIVERAVETARPLLDRHKHALIIALSPQPIWLQADAARIEQVVVNLLTNAAKYTTDGGHITIAVKREGDQAVLRVRDTGVGIAPELLPHIFDLFTQAERSLDRSQGGLGIGLSLVQRLVEMHDGKVEVESEVGKGSDFVVRLPVMATPTTQSASPQPRALSRTGPSLRVLVVDDNVDTAQTLRMLLKTTGHDVFTAYDGPTALKAVLDFRPNVVLLDIGLPGLDGFEVAKRLREDPSLNDVVLIAMTGYGQAEDLQRSKEAGFNHHLVKPADFEKVCKILATVSKQAN, encoded by the coding sequence ATGCCTGATAATCCCCTGACCGCCCTGGTCGTCGTCGCTGAGGAAGCGAAGCGACTTGCCCTGCATCAACTGCTGACCAAAGCCGGATTCAAGATACGGTCCGCAAGTAACGGTGCAGATGCGATTCGCTTGGCGAAAGAAATCCCTGACATTATCATTCTTGACCTACATCTCCCCGATTTAAGTGGCTTCGAGGTCTGCACACAGATCAAAGCACAAGCCGCCACGGCCGTAATTCCCGTGCTTCACTTGTCGGATGGTCCGGTCGAGTGTGGTGACTTTGACCACCATCTGGAACGAGGGGTTGAGGCACACCTGATACATCCCGTAGAAGCTGGCGATTTTTTAGCGTCAGTTATGGCCTTGCTACGGGGCCGTCAGCTCAAAAGGCAGTTCAACGCTTTTTTGGAAGTGGCCCCAGATGCCGTGGTTATTGTGGACCACACCGGCAAAATGGTGCAAGTTAATGGACAAGCCGAAAAGACATTCCATTACGGTCGAGAGGAACTGATTGGACAGGATGTCGAATTACTAATGCCCGAACGCTTCCGAGAGCGTCACAAGGCACAGATTGCGGGTTTCGTCGCTCAGCCAATCACTCGACCCATGGGACCCGGATTGAAATTATGGGGCTTGCGCAAGGGCGGCAGCGAGTTCCCCGTGGAGATTAGCCTTAGTCCAATTCTCGACCAAGACAGTGTTCTCATCGCCAGCATCATCAGAGATGTGACGGAACGAAGTCGAACAGAAGCAGCTTTGCACATTTCAGAAATTCGCTATCGACGGCTGTTCGAGACGGCGAAAGACGGCATTCTGATCCTCGACACAGAAAGTGGGAAGATCACCGACGCCAATCCGTTTATGAGCGAGTTACTAGGGTACTCACACGAAAGCTTCTTGGGCAAGGAATTGTGGGAGATCGGACTTTTCAGCGACAAAGTCGCTAACGAAGCTGCAGTCCGCACACTTCAAGACCTGGGATACATTCGTTACGAACACTTGCCGCTGGAAACCAGCCGCGGGCAATTGGTGGAGGTCGAGGTAGTCGCCAACGCCTACCAGGAGGACGACCACAAGGTCATTCAGTGCAACATCCGTGACATCACTGAGCGTAGTCGCTTAGAAAAACAAATGCAGGAGCAGGCGGTTGCCTTGAAAGACCTGCATCGTCGCAAGGACGAGTTCCTTGCCATGTTGAGCCACGAACTGCGCAATCCGCTGGCCCCGATTACCAACGCTGTACGACTTCTCAGTTTCCAAAAGCACGAAGACGACCTTAAGCACCAAGCCCGCACTATTATTGAACGGCAGGTAGGGCAACTGACCCGACTCATTGACGATTTGCTGGAAGTCTCCCGAATCACAACCGGCCGAATCCATCTGCAAAAAGAGCGCATTGGACTGAATGGAATTGTGGAACGTGCCGTCGAGACAGCCCGACCACTGCTCGACCGACACAAACATGCACTCATCATTGCACTGTCGCCGCAACCAATTTGGCTCCAAGCCGACGCCGCCCGAATCGAACAAGTCGTCGTCAATCTGCTCACGAATGCCGCCAAATACACGACCGATGGGGGCCACATCACGATTGCTGTGAAACGGGAAGGAGATCAAGCTGTCCTGCGAGTGCGGGATACAGGCGTCGGCATCGCCCCGGAATTGCTCCCTCACATATTCGATCTCTTCACGCAGGCCGAACGATCACTGGACCGTTCCCAGGGCGGCTTGGGCATCGGCCTGTCTTTGGTTCAAAGACTGGTGGAAATGCACGACGGCAAAGTCGAGGTTGAAAGCGAAGTGGGGAAAGGAAGTGATTTTGTAGTGCGTTTGCCTGTGATGGCGACGCCGACAACGCAATCTGCATCACCCCAGCCCAGAGCACTGAGCCGGACTGGACCATCCTTGCGAGTGCTTGTCGTAGATGACAACGTGGATACAGCTCAGACACTAAGGATGCTTTTGAAAACGACCGGCCATGATGTGTTTACTGCGTACGATGGACCAACCGCGCTGAAGGCAGTTCTCGATTTCCGACCGAACGTCGTGTTACTGGACATTGGCTTGCCGGGCCTTGACGGTTTTGAAGTAGCGAAGCGGTTGCGAGAAGATCCATCGCTTAACGATGTTGTCCTGATCGCTATGACCGGCTACGGGCAGGCGGAAGACCTGCAGCGCTCAAAGGAAGCAGGATTCAATCACCACCTAGTGAAGCCCGCCGACTTTGAAAAGGTGTGCAAAATCCTGGCAACCGTCTCGAAGCAGGCAAACTGA
- the arsA gene encoding arsenical pump-driving ATPase, with protein MEVLKNPTRNLFFTGKGGVGKTSLACAVAISLADSGKRVLLVSTDPASNLDEVLGVQLNQKPTEIPSVPRLLAMNIDPEAAARDYREKMVGPYRGILPDAALQSMEEQLSGSCTVEIAAFDEFAKLLGDRQATAEFDHVIFDTAPTGHTLRLLTLPSAWSGFLADNTTGTSCLGPLAGLHAQQQLYQQTVRSLSNPALTTLVLVARADIAAFAEAARTSGELSALGVNNQHLIINGVFRAADLHDPVAQSMQRRADQALAKFPASLASLPRTTVPLAPFGLLGADALRAIAAGRMEESAWSENSVHAADELHLGTLPVLIEELASAGRGVVMTMGKGGVGKTTVAAAVAVALADRGFPVHLSTTDPAAHLAAAVHGTLANLQVSKIDPRAEIAAYSAEVMATAGGNLDEHGRALLAEDLRSPCTEEIAVFRAFAAAVDRGRDGFVVLDTAPTGHTILLLDAALAYHREISRQASQLPTSVQELLPRLRDPNYTRVLIVTLPEATPVHEAAQLQRDLRRAGIEPFGWVINQSLSTLDVHDPVLVSRKQHEAIFLSEVTTLHASRVALIPWQVEPPVGIDALRRMGTLRAEELALQQ; from the coding sequence GTGGAAGTCCTGAAAAATCCGACCCGGAATTTGTTTTTCACGGGCAAAGGGGGCGTGGGCAAGACTTCCTTGGCGTGCGCCGTAGCCATTTCACTCGCAGACTCCGGCAAGCGAGTCTTACTCGTGAGCACGGACCCTGCGTCAAACCTGGACGAAGTGCTGGGAGTGCAGCTGAACCAGAAGCCGACCGAAATCCCTAGCGTGCCGCGACTGCTGGCGATGAATATTGATCCCGAAGCGGCGGCGCGCGATTATCGCGAAAAAATGGTCGGCCCCTATCGCGGGATTCTGCCTGACGCCGCGCTCCAGAGCATGGAAGAACAACTCTCGGGCTCCTGCACGGTTGAGATTGCTGCGTTTGATGAGTTCGCCAAATTGCTCGGTGATCGGCAGGCTACCGCAGAGTTTGATCACGTCATCTTCGATACCGCGCCGACGGGACATACTTTGCGGCTCCTGACTTTGCCTTCGGCGTGGAGCGGTTTTCTTGCGGATAATACGACGGGCACTTCCTGCCTGGGTCCGCTCGCCGGTTTACATGCCCAGCAGCAACTCTATCAGCAAACGGTGCGGTCGCTGAGCAACCCTGCTCTGACCACGCTGGTCCTTGTCGCGCGGGCGGACATCGCGGCCTTCGCAGAAGCCGCACGCACCAGCGGTGAGCTATCTGCCTTAGGTGTGAACAACCAGCATCTAATTATCAACGGCGTCTTTCGCGCAGCGGATCTCCACGATCCCGTGGCGCAATCCATGCAACGGCGAGCCGATCAGGCACTGGCGAAATTCCCCGCGTCGCTGGCATCGTTACCGCGCACAACCGTGCCATTGGCTCCCTTCGGTTTACTGGGCGCTGATGCCCTGCGGGCGATTGCAGCAGGCCGAATGGAGGAATCGGCCTGGTCGGAAAATTCGGTTCATGCCGCGGACGAATTGCATTTGGGTACCCTGCCTGTTCTGATCGAGGAACTCGCCAGCGCCGGACGAGGCGTCGTAATGACGATGGGAAAGGGTGGCGTTGGAAAGACGACTGTGGCCGCAGCCGTCGCCGTGGCGTTAGCGGATCGGGGCTTTCCCGTACATCTTTCCACCACCGATCCCGCCGCCCATCTGGCAGCGGCCGTGCATGGAACCTTGGCTAATCTCCAAGTCAGCAAGATTGATCCGCGGGCAGAAATTGCCGCCTATTCGGCCGAGGTGATGGCGACGGCCGGCGGCAATCTCGACGAGCATGGCCGAGCACTATTGGCAGAAGACCTCCGCTCCCCTTGTACGGAAGAGATCGCCGTCTTTCGCGCGTTTGCAGCCGCTGTGGATCGTGGGCGAGATGGTTTCGTAGTTCTGGACACCGCCCCGACCGGTCACACGATATTGCTATTGGATGCTGCCTTGGCTTATCACCGCGAAATCAGCCGCCAGGCTAGCCAGCTACCCACGAGCGTCCAGGAACTGTTGCCCCGCTTACGCGACCCCAACTATACGCGAGTTTTAATCGTTACGTTGCCGGAGGCAACGCCCGTACATGAGGCGGCGCAGCTGCAGCGCGACCTGCGACGAGCTGGTATTGAGCCTTTCGGCTGGGTGATCAATCAAAGCCTTTCGACGCTCGATGTTCACGATCCGGTGCTAGTGTCCCGTAAACAGCACGAGGCAATATTTCTGTCCGAAGTTACCACCCTGCATGCGTCGCGCGTTGCGCTTATTCCCTGGCAGGTCGAGCCACCGGTGGGCATTGACGCATTGCGCCGCATGGGAACTCTTCGTGCCGAGGAACTTGCCTTGCAGCAGTGA
- a CDS encoding recombinase family protein has translation MNVVVWARVSSRKQKEGYSLDAQLRVNRERARANGWHVAREFVVAESAKRGAERLAFNQMFAWVKANAKREKIKAILSHKLDRVCRNMRDAVRLQELEDACGVQLAFVDNQFGPGAAGALSFNVMAAVAQYYSDNLRSEVLKGLDEKVKQGWPTGLAPYGYINTDDREAPVQPHPERALTLVRMFTLYATGGYTFQSLADLLEREGHVFRASQHRFNRTALSYILTNRFYIGELHRNSQVFEGRYQRLIDRPTFDACQDIMAGRNRRTSTPDHPLAGGLIRCEYCGQSITGERIRRQLKGGGIREHIYYRCANNHPGPDHPTVRWRSEDLEQAILDDLAALRFEPDLAAWFRSHLSDAITDLTSHRRRQATSLIKRKSELATMQDRLLNAYLAGTIEEDTYKAKSNELKSEAAKTEELRCALGDVDPSRGEIALSIFDFTQKAADRWQRSNNAVRREILDLVCLNRSLNDVNLVTTKRKPFDVFVEGLQLENSRGDRI, from the coding sequence ATGAACGTTGTTGTCTGGGCAAGGGTATCTTCACGGAAGCAAAAGGAAGGGTATTCGCTGGACGCTCAACTACGAGTGAATCGCGAACGGGCGAGGGCCAATGGCTGGCACGTCGCCCGCGAGTTCGTAGTGGCCGAATCTGCCAAGCGAGGTGCCGAACGCCTCGCTTTCAACCAGATGTTCGCCTGGGTGAAGGCAAATGCCAAACGCGAGAAAATCAAGGCGATCCTTAGCCACAAGCTGGACCGCGTTTGCCGCAACATGAGAGATGCCGTTCGGTTGCAGGAACTGGAGGACGCCTGCGGTGTTCAACTGGCCTTCGTCGACAACCAGTTTGGTCCTGGAGCTGCGGGGGCGTTGTCGTTCAACGTGATGGCCGCGGTTGCCCAGTATTACAGCGACAACCTGAGGTCAGAGGTTCTGAAGGGCCTCGACGAAAAAGTGAAGCAGGGTTGGCCCACGGGGCTCGCTCCCTACGGTTACATCAATACAGATGATCGGGAGGCACCAGTCCAACCGCATCCGGAGAGAGCACTCACTTTAGTCCGGATGTTCACTCTTTACGCCACTGGCGGTTACACCTTTCAGTCGCTCGCTGACTTACTCGAGCGCGAAGGTCACGTATTCCGCGCCAGTCAGCACCGATTCAACCGAACGGCGCTGTCGTACATTCTCACGAATCGCTTTTACATCGGTGAACTGCATCGCAACTCGCAGGTCTTCGAAGGGCGTTACCAGCGACTTATTGATCGACCGACGTTTGACGCCTGCCAAGACATCATGGCTGGAAGGAATCGGCGCACCAGTACGCCCGATCACCCGTTGGCCGGTGGCCTAATCCGCTGCGAGTATTGCGGCCAATCGATCACAGGAGAACGTATCCGTCGCCAACTCAAGGGTGGTGGCATCCGCGAACACATTTATTATCGGTGTGCGAACAACCATCCCGGCCCAGACCATCCCACGGTTCGCTGGCGATCCGAAGATCTCGAGCAGGCCATCCTCGATGATTTGGCGGCTTTACGATTCGAACCTGATCTGGCTGCTTGGTTCCGGAGCCACCTTAGCGACGCGATTACCGACCTTACCTCTCATCGTCGCCGCCAAGCCACGTCTCTCATCAAGCGTAAATCAGAACTCGCGACGATGCAGGACCGGCTGTTGAACGCGTACCTCGCAGGCACGATCGAAGAAGATACCTACAAAGCTAAGTCGAACGAGCTCAAGTCAGAGGCCGCTAAAACAGAAGAGTTACGGTGCGCCCTTGGAGATGTCGACCCATCCCGCGGTGAGATCGCACTTTCGATTTTCGACTTTACGCAAAAGGCAGCCGATCGGTGGCAGCGTTCAAACAACGCGGTCCGGCGCGAGATCTTGGATTTGGTTTGTTTGAACCGTAGTTTGAACGACGTAAACCTAGTCACCACAAAGAGAAAGCCCTTCGACGTTTTCGTCGAAGGGCTTCAATTGGAGAATAGTCGGGGTGACAGGATTTGA